In Borreliella mayonii, one DNA window encodes the following:
- the eppA gene encoding exported protein A EppA codes for MLLIFNLNAGIDIDKLRKERKEHNYAKAKKTFSKEDFILLDKILDNYDFKNEYDKSVSFAYAPIIRGRLRKLELKKKARF; via the coding sequence TTGCTTTTAATCTTTAATTTAAATGCTGGCATAGATATAGATAAGCTTAGAAAAGAGCGTAAAGAACATAATTATGCAAAAGCCAAAAAAACTTTTTCTAAAGAAGATTTTATCCTGCTTGATAAAATATTAGATAATTATGATTTTAAAAATGAATATGATAAAAGTGTATCTTTTGCCTATGCCCCAATAATTAGGGGGCGGTTAAGAAAATTGGAATTAAAGAAAAAAGCACGTTTTTAG
- the eppA gene encoding exported protein A EppA, which yields MPVFKQFEAITNLIDGDPDQIFDYLIQLDSDKIDYAKKYGDKVRDKFEESYSKNKVNTIRLNKY from the coding sequence ATGCCTGTATTCAAGCAGTTTGAGGCAATAACTAATCTTATAGATGGTGATCCAGATCAAATTTTTGATTATTTAATACAATTAGATTCTGATAAAATTGATTATGCTAAAAAATATGGAGACAAAGTTAGAGATAAGTTTGAAGAATCTTATTCTAAAAATAAAGTAAATACGATACGGTTAAACAAATATTAG
- a CDS encoding CRASP family complement regulator-acquiring lipoprotein, with protein sequence MKNKIILFIYVFLLLTSCTANHDIEKEIKKHVDKTKHVDKTKHVYKTKNEYINEIKNLISATKESIDKRKLQQTEPTDQSPVDGKNGEKVFEIDKRAYDFINSFLTDDEFDQFATIFNKPKLSPGKVLNSIAILELNLEQIINHLDSKKDTLDKANTMDLEKIKNSLKQLFSIRNFFSTIIKKTLLDHQNNNGSIKTDDSKSESYFNTIFNQFNEKIQKVRSLKKTILAIPIPAL encoded by the coding sequence ATGAAAAACAAAATAATTTTATTTATCTATGTTTTTTTACTTTTAACCAGCTGTACTGCCAACCATGACATTGAAAAGGAAATAAAAAAACATGTTGATAAAACAAAACATGTTGATAAAACAAAACATGTTTATAAAACAAAAAACGAATATATTAATGAGATAAAAAATTTAATATCAGCAACTAAAGAAAGCATCGACAAACGCAAACTACAACAAACTGAGCCAACGGATCAAAGCCCTGTAGATGGTAAAAATGGGGAGAAAGTTTTTGAAATAGATAAAAGAGCTTACGACTTTATAAATAGTTTTTTAACAGATGATGAATTTGATCAATTTGCAACAATATTTAATAAACCAAAACTATCACCAGGCAAAGTATTAAATAGCATAGCAATTTTAGAACTTAATCTGGAACAGATAATTAATCACCTAGACTCAAAAAAAGATACCTTGGATAAGGCAAATACCATGGATTTAGAAAAGATCAAAAATTCTCTTAAACAATTGTTTTCTATAAGGAATTTTTTTTCAACAATCATAAAAAAGACCTTATTAGATCATCAAAACAATAACGGTTCTATAAAAACGGATGATTCTAAATCAGAATCCTATTTCAATACAATATTTAATCAGTTTAATGAAAAAATTCAAAAGGTTAGAAGTCTGAAAAAAACCATATTAGCAATACCTATTCCAGCATTATAA
- a CDS encoding CRASP family complement regulator-acquiring lipoprotein — MTDLYPKKDNLDKLDISDLKTLKNSVDKILSIIKSVSGMSKQLILDYKNNKDLIQTDINGA, encoded by the coding sequence GTGACCGACCTATACCCCAAAAAAGACAATCTAGACAAGCTAGATATTTCAGATTTAAAGACGCTTAAAAATTCGGTTGACAAAATATTATCTATCATAAAAAGTGTCTCAGGAATGTCAAAACAACTTATATTGGATTATAAAAACAATAAAGATCTTATACAAACAGACATCAATGGGGCTTAA
- a CDS encoding MFS transporter translates to MIESKHYFYSLFLLELARTLPHAVLTIILINKGLSLKDITMVQICYMAAIIIFEFPSGIISDIFDRKIVYLVSIFLSMASYFIVFETSSFVFICVSWFIYGMSAAINGTIAISFTKIYQNNSKKLKAFISFTKIILSIDAILGGYIGSVLYSCIDIKIYLI, encoded by the coding sequence ATGATAGAAAGCAAACATTATTTTTATTCCTTATTTTTGTTAGAACTTGCAAGAACTTTGCCGCATGCTGTATTAACTATTATTTTAATAAACAAGGGTTTATCACTAAAAGATATTACTATGGTACAAATTTGTTATATGGCAGCAATTATTATTTTTGAATTTCCATCAGGCATAATATCAGATATTTTTGATAGAAAAATTGTTTACTTGGTATCAATTTTTCTATCAATGGCTTCTTATTTTATTGTTTTTGAAACTTCTTCATTTGTATTTATTTGTGTTTCATGGTTTATATATGGGATGTCGGCTGCTATTAACGGTACGATTGCCATTAGCTTTACCAAAATATATCAAAATAACTCAAAAAAGCTAAAAGCTTTTATATCATTTACAAAAATAATCCTAAGTATTGATGCTATTTTAGGAGGATACATCGGAAGTGTACTATATTCGTGCATTGATATAAAGATTTACCTAATTTAA
- the ade gene encoding adenine deaminase yields MDLFKIEANYIDIFNKEIYPASIAIANGHIVSIEKINTKLDEYVLPGFIDSHIHIESSFLIPSNFAHLVVQHGTVATISDPHEIANVNGIDGINFMINNSKKTEFKIFFGAPSCVPALSSEFETSGYVLNDKDIDELMELDDIYYLAEVMDFKGVINKDVGIINKINSALKRNKVVDGHAPDLSSNSILKYVSSGISTDHECLTIEDARYKLSLGMKIIIREGSAAKNFESLHPLISECSKKYCDSLMFCSDDVHPNDILHGHINLIVARAIEYGHDFFDVLKIACINPVLHYKIPVGLLRIGDPADFIITKDIKTFKIDKTYINGKLVFNDGISLIPLINEIPINNFNCSQKSILDFKFSTKNKMIPVINCISNQIITHKTMIDSNLLAPDFQSNIAEDILKIAVINRYKDNSKISIGFIKNFGIRKGAIGSTVAHDAHNIIVVGTSDEYLCKAANIIIENKGGLCALNNEKTIIMKLPISGLMSTLPAKEIASQYIILNDFCKNVLGSQLDDPLMTLSFMSLTVVPHLKINDKGLLDVDSFCFLDY; encoded by the coding sequence ATGGATTTATTTAAAATTGAAGCCAATTATATTGATATCTTTAATAAAGAAATTTATCCAGCTAGTATAGCAATTGCAAATGGTCATATTGTGAGTATAGAAAAAATTAATACAAAATTGGATGAATATGTGCTGCCAGGATTTATTGATTCACATATACATATAGAGAGTTCTTTTCTTATTCCGTCAAACTTTGCTCATTTAGTAGTTCAACATGGCACTGTAGCGACAATAAGCGATCCTCATGAAATAGCGAATGTTAATGGTATTGATGGCATTAATTTTATGATAAATAATTCTAAAAAAACCGAGTTTAAAATTTTTTTTGGAGCTCCTTCTTGTGTGCCCGCTTTGTCGTCGGAATTTGAAACCTCGGGATATGTATTAAATGATAAAGATATAGATGAGTTGATGGAATTAGATGATATTTACTATTTGGCTGAAGTAATGGATTTTAAAGGCGTGATTAACAAAGATGTTGGAATTATAAATAAAATAAATTCTGCATTAAAGCGCAATAAGGTTGTTGATGGGCATGCTCCTGATTTGTCCTCCAATTCAATTTTAAAGTATGTGTCTTCGGGGATTAGCACTGATCATGAATGCTTAACAATAGAAGATGCAAGATATAAATTATCTTTGGGCATGAAAATAATAATTAGAGAAGGAAGTGCTGCTAAAAATTTTGAATCTTTGCATCCCTTGATTAGTGAATGTTCTAAAAAATATTGTGATTCTTTAATGTTTTGTTCTGATGATGTACATCCAAATGATATACTGCATGGACATATTAATTTAATAGTAGCTCGCGCAATAGAGTATGGGCACGACTTTTTTGATGTTTTAAAAATAGCATGCATTAATCCCGTTTTACACTATAAAATCCCAGTGGGATTATTGAGAATAGGGGATCCTGCTGATTTTATAATTACTAAAGACATTAAGACATTCAAAATAGATAAAACCTATATTAATGGCAAATTAGTGTTTAATGATGGCATATCATTAATTCCATTAATAAATGAGATTCCTATAAACAATTTTAATTGTAGTCAAAAATCTATTTTGGATTTTAAATTTTCCACTAAAAATAAAATGATTCCAGTAATCAATTGCATCAGCAATCAAATTATTACTCATAAAACCATGATTGATAGCAATTTATTGGCTCCAGATTTTCAATCTAATATTGCCGAAGATATCTTAAAAATAGCTGTAATAAATCGATATAAAGACAATAGTAAAATTTCTATAGGATTTATAAAAAATTTTGGAATAAGAAAAGGTGCCATAGGGAGTACAGTTGCTCATGATGCTCATAATATTATAGTTGTTGGAACTAGCGATGAATACTTGTGTAAAGCGGCAAATATAATTATCGAAAATAAAGGAGGTTTATGTGCTTTAAACAATGAAAAAACGATAATAATGAAACTTCCCATTTCTGGATTAATGAGTACTCTTCCAGCCAAAGAAATAGCTTCACAATATATAATATTAAATGATTTTTGTAAAAATGTTTTAGGCTCGCAGCTTGATGACCCTTTAATGACTTTATCTTTTATGTCTTTAACGGTGGTTCCCCATTTAAAGATAAATGACAAAGGATTGCTTGATGTTGATTCTTTTTGTTTTTTAGATTATTAA
- a CDS encoding SIMPL domain-containing protein (The SIMPL domain is named for its presence in mouse protein SIMPL (signalling molecule that associates with mouse pelle-like kinase). Bacterial member BP26, from Brucella, was shown to assemble into a channel-like structure, while YggE from E. coli has been associated with resistance to oxidative stress.) encodes MFRGKEISFLLFSLLLFISSIIISHGIKNIGTKNGNYITVKGLSEREILSTSSSWELRYRLTGDTINDINKENNLSLSKIKSFFLKHGFSEDHIKMGFMEFHEENYKESLYKYRAHISLTVNTKNIEKMEAAEKNIAELYNQGILISNSGGPRYYFDNINDIKPEMLADSIKNAKLAALEFTKHSSSKLGKIKNANQGYFEFLPIDRSLGDQERYPKKILRIVTTVSYYLD; translated from the coding sequence ATGTTTAGGGGAAAAGAAATATCTTTCTTATTATTTTCGTTACTTTTGTTTATATCATCAATTATAATTTCTCACGGAATAAAAAACATCGGCACTAAAAATGGAAATTATATTACGGTTAAGGGACTTAGCGAAAGAGAAATTTTATCAACATCTTCTAGTTGGGAGCTTAGATATAGATTAACTGGCGATACTATTAATGATATTAATAAAGAAAATAATTTAAGCTTGTCTAAGATTAAAAGCTTTTTTTTAAAGCATGGATTTAGCGAAGACCATATAAAAATGGGATTTATGGAATTTCATGAAGAGAATTACAAAGAATCTCTTTATAAGTATAGAGCACATATCTCTTTAACTGTTAATACAAAAAATATTGAGAAAATGGAAGCAGCAGAAAAAAATATTGCTGAGCTTTATAATCAAGGCATATTAATTAGCAATAGCGGGGGCCCAAGATATTACTTTGATAATATTAATGATATAAAACCCGAAATGTTAGCAGATTCAATTAAAAATGCAAAATTGGCAGCTTTAGAATTTACAAAACATTCAAGTTCAAAATTGGGAAAAATTAAAAATGCAAATCAAGGATATTTTGAATTTCTTCCAATCGATAGAAGCTTAGGTGATCAAGAGCGTTATCCAAAAAAAATATTAAGGATCGTTACAACTGTTTCTTATTATTTGGATTAA
- a CDS encoding ParA family protein: protein MDQKKPIIITLASLKGGVGKSSLSILFSYVLKELGKKVLLIDLDPQNSLTSYFNKYISNIKKHNIYEFLKGNAYFDKCENKVNEYISIIPSHPVLEKFNTDDIDYKEIILEFRLNKSTKSFDFDYIIIDTSPSRNFLLKNALNVTDHIIIPVQVERWSIESFSILTETINNIQNIKNKKYNISIIENQFIKNRNTLKEVEDVLYKKYGKYIKGKIHFSNSIKVFINDLLEPSLKEIYYREAENALKGIL, encoded by the coding sequence ATGGATCAAAAAAAACCAATTATAATTACACTTGCAAGCTTAAAAGGAGGGGTCGGGAAAAGCTCACTTTCTATACTTTTTTCTTATGTCTTAAAAGAATTAGGTAAAAAAGTTTTATTAATTGATTTAGATCCACAAAATTCTTTAACCTCTTATTTTAATAAATATATTTCTAATATTAAAAAACATAATATTTATGAATTTTTGAAGGGAAATGCCTATTTTGATAAATGTGAAAACAAAGTTAATGAATACATTTCTATAATTCCTTCTCATCCTGTTTTAGAAAAATTTAACACAGATGATATAGATTATAAAGAAATTATTTTAGAATTTAGATTAAATAAAAGCACTAAAAGTTTTGATTTTGATTATATTATAATAGATACTTCTCCTAGTAGAAATTTCCTTTTAAAGAATGCTTTAAATGTTACAGACCATATTATAATCCCAGTTCAAGTAGAAAGATGGTCAATAGAAAGCTTTTCTATTTTAACGGAAACCATTAATAATATTCAAAACATTAAAAATAAAAAATATAATATTTCTATTATAGAAAACCAATTTATTAAAAATAGGAATACCCTAAAGGAGGTGGAGGATGTGCTGTACAAAAAATATGGTAAATATATAAAAGGTAAAATTCACTTTTCAAATAGTATAAAAGTTTTTATAAATGACCTTTTAGAGCCTTCTTTGAAAGAAATTTATTATAGAGAGGCCGAAAATGCCTTAAAAGGTATATTGTGA
- a CDS encoding DUF226 domain-containing protein has product MSSSLLEKLRNEKNNIEKRIIFNKIEEINSRKIYCTKIFKHLVGFKITNKGERLRLTFQEFNNNGYFLFFNLFPLREDDKFLEIKYRHDRLDKPFFLKKENNKTYAIKKLYYIEFAFKNGSIKAYVQSLRTLLRKNKENTNYYQFNLSHLKKMEKKVYEFYDKKVKDGGIINKWIKKNQL; this is encoded by the coding sequence TTGAGCAGTAGTTTACTTGAAAAACTCAGAAACGAAAAAAATAATATAGAAAAAAGAATTATATTTAATAAAATAGAAGAAATAAATAGTAGAAAAATATACTGTACAAAAATATTTAAACACCTGGTTGGTTTTAAAATTACAAACAAAGGGGAAAGACTGAGACTTACTTTCCAAGAATTTAACAATAATGGATATTTTCTTTTTTTTAATCTTTTTCCTTTAAGAGAAGACGACAAGTTCTTAGAAATAAAATATAGGCATGATAGACTCGATAAACCCTTTTTTCTTAAAAAAGAAAATAATAAAACTTATGCAATAAAAAAACTCTATTATATAGAATTTGCTTTTAAAAATGGCTCTATTAAAGCATATGTTCAGTCCTTGAGAACACTTCTAAGAAAAAATAAAGAAAACACTAATTATTATCAATTTAATTTATCACACTTAAAAAAAATGGAAAAAAAAGTATATGAATTTTATGATAAAAAAGTAAAAGATGGAGGGATTATAAATAAATGGATCAAAAAAAACCAATTATAA
- a CDS encoding plasmid maintenance protein: MKTAISNHNHQINANKPPSKNCKLKKNSVIAYLNKKFGEKYNVSIYRIPFSSDELKGILYHHHQGYILRALNSNIHKENKKETTINTLRPDLRFLVKLKALEKKILTFSSNFGEFKGKLCIYKVSPIAHKLIEAYFSITKTDLIKKIKEEKDTLRKNKESSKPQNIIKNVTVYNKKYININGKNSIESSFFKRIKSIIFNTKKPIRMLKNELSNYKDFKNYLKHDYEVKDIKEFFLSKLNLYKHKIHFMRKVVPYKTDFYILARKFKDNYITKWKSNKITSFLGHAGIIANNILSNILTKGLKFEQ; the protein is encoded by the coding sequence ATGAAAACTGCCATATCTAATCATAATCACCAAATTAATGCCAATAAACCACCTTCAAAAAACTGCAAACTTAAAAAAAATTCAGTTATTGCTTACTTAAATAAAAAATTTGGGGAAAAATATAATGTATCAATATATAGAATTCCTTTTAGTTCTGATGAACTAAAAGGAATTCTATATCATCATCATCAAGGATATATACTTCGAGCACTAAACTCAAATATACATAAAGAAAATAAAAAAGAAACTACAATTAATACCCTAAGACCAGATTTAAGATTTTTAGTCAAGCTAAAAGCATTAGAAAAAAAAATACTAACATTTTCAAGTAACTTTGGAGAATTCAAAGGAAAGCTTTGTATATATAAAGTGTCACCTATTGCACATAAATTGATTGAAGCATATTTTAGCATCACTAAAACAGACTTAATTAAAAAAATAAAGGAAGAAAAAGATACTTTAAGAAAAAATAAAGAATCTTCTAAGCCTCAAAATATCATTAAAAATGTCACTGTATATAATAAAAAATATATAAATATAAATGGCAAGAATTCTATAGAAAGCTCTTTCTTTAAACGAATTAAATCAATAATTTTTAATACTAAAAAACCAATTAGAATGCTAAAAAATGAACTATCAAACTATAAAGATTTTAAAAATTATCTAAAACATGATTATGAGGTAAAAGATATTAAAGAATTTTTCTTATCCAAACTAAACCTTTATAAACATAAAATACACTTTATGAGAAAAGTCGTGCCATATAAAACCGATTTTTACATTCTTGCAAGAAAATTTAAAGATAATTATATTACTAAATGGAAATCAAATAAAATAACAAGCTTTTTGGGGCATGCTGGAATAATAGCTAATAATATTTTGTCTAACATTTTGACAAAGGGATTAAAATTTGAGCAGTAG
- a CDS encoding chromosome replication/partitioning protein has protein sequence MGKKENKKEMILNDRFEDFIDKSQDLNNNQDENLIIYKDLKDQLKLNLKDDIDNKIQRMKILYEIKQKELYKYDGFKSFEQFIKSFIIAKTQAYTYLKVYEKVLEGIISIDKIKEVGFNGVYHAIQKQELSTINQENMNKNNKKNAPIRILIKDNELYDFCKKDIKRVYFILEEIFKNKKDILSEIIIKYANSKKKRNK, from the coding sequence ATGGGGAAAAAAGAAAATAAAAAAGAAATGATTTTAAATGACAGATTTGAAGATTTCATTGACAAAAGTCAAGATTTAAATAATAATCAAGATGAAAATTTAATAATTTATAAAGATTTAAAAGACCAGTTAAAGCTTAATTTAAAAGATGATATTGACAATAAAATTCAAAGAATGAAAATATTATATGAAATTAAACAAAAAGAACTTTATAAATACGATGGGTTTAAAAGCTTTGAACAATTTATAAAATCTTTTATAATTGCAAAAACTCAAGCTTATACATATTTAAAAGTTTATGAAAAGGTTTTAGAAGGTATTATTTCTATTGATAAAATTAAGGAAGTGGGTTTTAATGGCGTATATCATGCCATACAAAAACAAGAGCTATCAACAATAAATCAAGAAAATATGAATAAAAACAACAAAAAAAATGCCCCAATTAGAATTTTAATAAAAGATAATGAATTATATGATTTTTGTAAAAAAGATATTAAAAGGGTCTATTTTATTTTAGAGGAGATTTTTAAAAATAAAAAAGATATTTTATCGGAGATCATAATTAAATATGCTAATTCTAAAAAGAAAAGGAATAAATAA
- the eppA gene encoding exported protein A EppA, whose product MLKLKAITCFIDGCPDRIFNYLIQLNRYKIDCTEEYRGKAKNKFEQSYFRDRVNTIQQILKQVLVDLSKD is encoded by the coding sequence ATTTTAAAGCTTAAGGCAATCACTTGCTTTATAGATGGTTGTCCAGATCGGATTTTTAATTATTTAATACAATTGAACCGGTATAAAATTGATTGTACTGAGGAATATAGGGGAAAAGCTAAAAATAAGTTTGAACAATCTTATTTTAGAGATAGAGTAAATACAATCCAACAAATATTAAAACAAGTTTTAGTTGACCTGTCTAAAGACTAG
- a CDS encoding type I restriction endonuclease: MSNKDKTINVNFIEKIKAVSVKIQTYKDSIKSEAETKQFFINPFLDAMGYCHTDPSFVQVEVAISFAKNEIKADYVLCSKDKKPTILLEAKHYKENLENHFSQLSGYFYNLRSKYAIEFGILTNGIEYRFYIDLDKDNLLDKEPFLIINLEKLTSKDFEYLKKFYRNSLNTEEVRLFALEKKYTDKLLAYLKKERKNISNDFLDFFKTKIGFKETYSNEICKNIIKNTFNMFDEKSDTLVNNTKNNKKFTKDSINSNNIETENLKIFEKLNFNMKSIYQNLESFIFDLNPNEIKKAETKWYTAFKVNNRCFVDFSFKANKINITVTLNQITLKEGFIRDVSSIGKLGNGNIQIFCTGSSNIKEIKDLIKQSYNNIFSKYRKID; the protein is encoded by the coding sequence ATGTCAAATAAAGATAAAACTATAAATGTAAATTTTATAGAAAAAATAAAAGCTGTAAGTGTGAAAATACAAACTTATAAGGATAGCATTAAAAGTGAAGCTGAAACAAAACAATTTTTTATTAATCCATTTTTAGATGCAATGGGCTATTGTCACACTGATCCTTCATTTGTTCAAGTTGAGGTTGCAATTAGTTTTGCTAAAAATGAAATAAAAGCTGACTATGTTCTTTGTTCTAAAGACAAAAAGCCCACTATTTTACTAGAAGCCAAGCATTATAAAGAAAACCTTGAAAATCATTTTAGTCAATTATCAGGTTATTTTTATAATCTTCGTTCTAAATATGCAATTGAATTTGGTATATTAACAAATGGTATAGAATATAGATTCTATATTGATTTAGATAAAGACAATTTACTAGACAAAGAGCCTTTTTTAATTATTAATTTAGAAAAATTAACATCTAAAGATTTTGAATATCTTAAAAAGTTTTATAGAAATTCTTTAAATACTGAAGAAGTTAGATTATTTGCATTAGAAAAAAAATATACAGACAAACTTTTAGCTTATTTAAAAAAAGAAAGAAAAAATATAAGTAATGATTTTCTTGATTTTTTTAAAACTAAAATTGGCTTTAAAGAAACATATTCAAATGAAATATGTAAAAATATTATTAAAAATACTTTTAACATGTTTGATGAAAAAAGCGATACATTGGTAAACAATACAAAAAATAATAAAAAATTTACTAAAGATAGTATCAATAGTAACAATATTGAAACTGAAAATTTAAAAATCTTTGAAAAGCTAAATTTTAATATGAAATCAATATATCAAAACTTAGAAAGCTTTATTTTTGATTTAAATCCTAATGAAATTAAAAAAGCTGAAACAAAGTGGTATACAGCATTTAAGGTGAATAATAGATGTTTTGTAGATTTTAGTTTTAAAGCAAATAAAATAAATATTACTGTTACTCTAAATCAAATAACTTTAAAAGAAGGCTTTATTAGAGATGTTAGCAGTATTGGCAAGCTTGGTAATGGAAATATTCAGATTTTTTGCACAGGAAGTTCTAATATTAAAGAAATTAAAGACCTTATTAAGCAAAGTTATAATAATATTTTTTCAAAATATAGAAAAATAGATTAA
- a CDS encoding plasmid maintenance protein, translating to MVLNLLNCKTNTNKPNKLLSKDSRLKKVISVINYLNKSFEEKYNISIQRIHFNSEKLKDLYPHHQGDILRVLNSNINKEGYKPTVIRTLREDLRFLINIKAIEKRILTFSNNLGKFKGKLCIYKVSPIAYKLITTYFSGHKVALYKKVKEGKDTLSTQNVTENVTVYITPYNNIYNKNSIKTIFKKKSNAGEIKNKKSAMEKKMKLSKEITKEIKNIVKNTKNPEKTYKNTLFNYKDFFNYLSYDYKKEDILSFFLSKLKEYKNKIHFMRQYAPYKTDFYLLVGKFKDLYNSKWKTNKKTNFSGHAKHIASNILNKILKKDLKFE from the coding sequence ATGGTATTAAATTTACTTAACTGCAAAACCAATACTAATAAGCCCAATAAACTACTTTCAAAAGACTCTAGACTTAAAAAAGTTATTTCAGTAATTAATTACTTAAATAAAAGTTTTGAAGAAAAATATAACATTTCAATACAGAGGATTCATTTTAATTCTGAAAAACTAAAAGACCTTTATCCTCATCATCAAGGAGATATCCTTAGAGTTCTAAACTCAAATATAAATAAAGAAGGTTATAAACCAACCGTAATAAGAACTTTAAGAGAAGACTTAAGATTTTTAATTAACATAAAAGCAATTGAAAAAAGAATACTAACATTCTCAAATAACCTAGGAAAATTTAAAGGAAAACTATGTATATATAAAGTATCACCTATTGCATATAAGTTAATAACTACTTATTTTAGTGGCCATAAGGTAGCCCTTTATAAAAAAGTAAAAGAAGGAAAAGACACTCTTAGTACTCAAAATGTCACTGAAAATGTTACTGTATATATAACCCCTTATAATAATATATATAATAAGAATTCTATTAAAACTATTTTTAAAAAAAAATCTAATGCAGGAGAAATTAAAAATAAAAAATCCGCTATGGAAAAAAAAATGAAATTATCTAAAGAAATAACTAAAGAGATAAAAAATATAGTAAAAAATACTAAAAATCCAGAAAAAACATATAAAAATACACTTTTTAATTATAAAGACTTCTTTAACTATTTATCATATGATTATAAAAAAGAAGATATTTTATCTTTCTTTTTAAGTAAACTTAAAGAATATAAAAATAAAATTCACTTTATGAGACAATATGCTCCTTATAAAACAGACTTCTACTTGCTTGTAGGAAAATTTAAAGATCTATACAATTCTAAATGGAAAACTAATAAAAAAACCAATTTCAGTGGACATGCAAAACATATAGCTAGCAATATTTTAAATAAAATTTTAAAAAAGGATTTAAAGTTTGAGTGA
- a CDS encoding DUF226 domain-containing protein, whose translation MSELLEKLKARKKEIINKKELEYNENTNKVAKEKTAFSKIEEIDNKKIYYTKIFKHLIKFRITSKDNKLSLTFQKLNNKKNYYLFNLFPLKGDNKFLGIKYGWDKLEKPFFLKKDNKSYVIKKLYYLEFKFSKGSIKCYIQSLRTLLRKKDKESTKYYRFNLEHIKRMENTVYKFYSKKLKNTGVIYKWIEKNQIS comes from the coding sequence TTGAGTGAATTACTAGAAAAACTAAAAGCAAGAAAAAAAGAAATAATAAATAAAAAAGAACTAGAATATAATGAAAACACAAACAAAGTAGCAAAAGAAAAAACTGCTTTTTCTAAAATTGAAGAAATAGATAATAAAAAAATATATTATACAAAAATCTTTAAACATTTGATAAAATTTAGAATTACCAGTAAAGACAATAAGTTAAGTTTAACTTTTCAAAAGCTTAATAATAAAAAAAATTATTATTTATTTAATCTCTTTCCCCTAAAAGGGGATAATAAATTCCTAGGAATAAAATATGGATGGGACAAATTAGAAAAGCCCTTTTTTTTAAAAAAAGATAATAAATCTTATGTTATAAAAAAACTTTATTATTTAGAATTTAAATTTAGTAAAGGCTCTATTAAGTGTTATATTCAGTCTCTTAGAACGTTATTAAGAAAAAAAGACAAAGAAAGCACTAAATATTATAGGTTTAATTTAGAACATATAAAAAGAATGGAAAATACGGTATATAAATTTTATAGTAAAAAGCTAAAAAATACAGGAGTAATATATAAATGGATAGAAAAAAATCAAATATCATAA